From Hartmannibacter diazotrophicus, a single genomic window includes:
- the dnaE gene encoding DNA polymerase III subunit alpha, whose translation MAALDFVHLRVHSAYSLLEGALPLGKVIDLALKDNQPAVAMTDTGNLFGALEFSEKASGAGLQPIIGCALAIDFHDEAIDPRKVNAGPVLYSLLLIAATEQGFNNLVTLVSKSFLGPEPGLPAHVPIEALEGLGEGIICLTGGPALGPIDRAISAGHPALADDRLERLSALFGDRLYVEIQRHGLDSERMVEAGLIDLAYARGLPLVATNECFFPSRESFEAHDALIAISEGRVLAEDDRRRLTPDHYFKTRAEMVEVFKDLPEALENTVEIARRCQFRPRKRKPILPRFAGADVADVAEAERAEAGELERQAREGLADRLDRHGMAPGLTREDYEKRLEFELSIITGMKFPGYFLIVADFIKWAKAHGIPVGPGRGSGAGSLVAYSLTITDLDPMRFALLFERFLNPERVSMPDFDIDFCQDRRDEVIRYVQEKYGREQVAQIITFGTLQARAVLRDVGRVLQMPYGQVDRLCKLVPQNPANPVTLAQAITDEPRLREARREEEIVDRLLDMALKLEGLYRHASTHAAGIVIGDRPLDRLVPLYRDPRSDMPVTQYNMKWVESAGLVKFDFLGLKTLTVLQKAVNLIERRGVKIDLSALPLDDPKTYGLLQRGETVGVFQLESMGMRKAIADIKPDCFEDIIALVALYRPGPMANIPVYGARKHGHEKPDYIHPKLEPVLKETYGIIVYQEQVMQIAQILSGYSLGEADLLRRAMGKKIKAEMDVQRVRFVEGAQKDGLDKAEANTIFDLLAKFADYGFNKSHAAAYALVAYQTAYLKANYPVEFMAASMTLDMGNTDKLNDFRREAMRLGFEVLPPCVNRSDVEFEVSEDRILYALAAIKGVGRQAVEHLVEVRGERKFSDLSDFAARIGARMLNKRMMESLVAAGAFDALESNRARMFSGIEQVLGAATDRAEREASGQNELFGGAAEVEPVRLGKIPEWLPEEKLQREHAAIGFYLSAHPLDAYKAVLSRLRVQTFSEFSAAVKRGAGAGRLAGTIVSRQERKTKSGNKMGILGISDPTGQFEAVIFSEGLNHYREVLEPGRSVIILVGAEDRPEGISIRIDSAEPLDEAAARLQHSLRVFLRSAEPVDSLRNQLAPSGDGDVSLIVLLEEGKREVEVKLPGRYRVSPQIAGALKAIPGVVDVELA comes from the coding sequence ATGGCGGCACTCGATTTCGTGCATCTTCGCGTTCACTCCGCCTATTCGCTCCTCGAGGGCGCATTGCCGCTCGGCAAGGTCATCGATCTGGCCCTCAAGGACAACCAGCCGGCCGTGGCGATGACCGACACGGGTAATCTCTTCGGCGCGCTCGAATTCTCCGAGAAGGCGTCCGGAGCGGGATTGCAGCCGATCATCGGTTGTGCGCTCGCCATCGATTTTCACGATGAGGCGATCGACCCGCGCAAGGTCAACGCCGGTCCGGTTCTCTATTCGCTGCTGCTGATCGCGGCCACGGAGCAGGGGTTCAACAACCTCGTCACGCTCGTCAGCAAATCCTTCCTCGGACCGGAGCCGGGGCTGCCGGCGCATGTTCCGATCGAGGCCCTTGAGGGGCTTGGCGAGGGAATCATCTGCCTGACCGGCGGGCCTGCCCTGGGGCCCATTGATCGCGCGATCTCGGCCGGGCATCCGGCGCTTGCCGACGACCGGCTGGAACGGCTGTCCGCGCTCTTCGGCGACCGGCTTTATGTCGAAATCCAGCGCCACGGTCTCGACAGCGAGCGGATGGTCGAGGCCGGCCTCATCGATCTGGCTTATGCGCGCGGGTTGCCGCTCGTCGCCACCAACGAGTGCTTCTTTCCAAGCCGAGAAAGCTTCGAGGCCCATGACGCCCTGATCGCGATTTCCGAGGGTCGGGTGCTGGCCGAGGACGATCGCCGGCGGTTGACGCCGGACCACTATTTCAAGACGCGTGCCGAGATGGTGGAGGTCTTCAAGGATCTGCCCGAGGCGTTGGAGAACACGGTCGAGATCGCCCGCCGCTGCCAGTTTCGCCCCAGGAAGCGCAAGCCGATCCTGCCGCGTTTTGCCGGCGCGGACGTTGCCGACGTGGCCGAGGCGGAACGGGCGGAGGCGGGCGAACTGGAACGTCAGGCCCGCGAGGGTCTTGCCGACCGCCTTGATCGTCATGGCATGGCGCCGGGCCTGACGCGGGAGGACTATGAAAAGCGGCTCGAATTCGAGCTGTCGATCATCACCGGAATGAAGTTTCCGGGCTACTTCCTCATCGTTGCCGACTTCATCAAGTGGGCCAAGGCCCACGGCATTCCGGTCGGGCCGGGGCGCGGGTCGGGCGCGGGCTCGCTCGTCGCCTATTCGCTGACGATCACTGATCTTGACCCGATGCGCTTCGCGCTGCTCTTCGAGCGCTTCCTGAACCCGGAACGCGTCTCGATGCCGGACTTCGACATCGACTTCTGCCAGGATCGCCGCGACGAGGTGATCCGCTACGTGCAGGAGAAATACGGCCGCGAGCAGGTTGCCCAGATCATCACCTTCGGTACGCTGCAGGCCCGCGCCGTGCTGCGCGACGTCGGCCGCGTCTTGCAGATGCCCTATGGCCAGGTCGATCGGCTCTGCAAGCTGGTGCCGCAGAACCCGGCCAATCCCGTGACGCTGGCGCAGGCGATCACCGACGAGCCGCGCCTGCGCGAGGCCCGGCGCGAGGAAGAGATCGTCGATCGCCTGCTCGACATGGCGCTGAAGCTGGAAGGGCTATACCGCCACGCCTCGACCCACGCCGCCGGTATCGTGATCGGCGACCGGCCGCTTGACCGGCTGGTGCCGCTCTACCGCGACCCGCGCTCCGACATGCCCGTCACCCAGTACAACATGAAATGGGTGGAAAGCGCCGGGCTGGTGAAGTTCGACTTCCTCGGGCTCAAGACTTTGACCGTCCTTCAGAAGGCGGTGAACCTCATCGAGCGGCGCGGCGTGAAGATCGACCTGTCGGCTCTGCCGCTCGACGATCCGAAGACCTATGGCCTCCTGCAGCGCGGCGAGACGGTCGGCGTGTTCCAGCTGGAAAGCATGGGCATGCGCAAGGCCATTGCCGACATCAAGCCGGACTGCTTCGAGGACATCATCGCCCTCGTTGCGCTCTATCGTCCGGGTCCGATGGCGAACATCCCCGTTTATGGCGCGCGCAAGCACGGCCACGAGAAGCCGGACTACATCCATCCCAAGCTGGAGCCGGTGCTGAAAGAGACCTACGGCATCATCGTCTACCAGGAACAGGTGATGCAGATTGCGCAGATCCTGTCCGGCTATTCGCTCGGCGAGGCCGATCTCCTGCGCCGCGCCATGGGCAAGAAGATCAAGGCCGAGATGGACGTCCAGCGCGTGCGCTTCGTCGAGGGTGCGCAAAAGGACGGGCTCGACAAGGCCGAGGCGAACACGATCTTCGACCTTCTGGCGAAATTCGCTGACTACGGCTTCAACAAGTCACACGCGGCAGCTTACGCGCTCGTCGCCTACCAGACGGCCTACCTGAAGGCGAACTACCCGGTCGAATTCATGGCCGCCTCCATGACGCTCGACATGGGCAACACCGACAAGCTCAACGACTTCCGCCGTGAGGCGATGCGGCTCGGCTTCGAGGTGCTGCCGCCTTGCGTCAACCGCTCGGACGTCGAGTTCGAGGTGAGCGAGGATCGCATTCTCTATGCTCTCGCTGCGATTAAGGGGGTCGGCCGGCAGGCGGTCGAGCATCTGGTCGAGGTGCGGGGCGAGCGGAAGTTCAGCGACCTCTCGGACTTTGCCGCCCGGATCGGCGCCCGGATGCTCAACAAGCGGATGATGGAAAGCCTTGTGGCTGCCGGCGCCTTCGATGCGCTCGAAAGCAACCGCGCGCGCATGTTCTCCGGCATCGAGCAGGTTCTGGGCGCGGCGACAGACCGGGCCGAGCGCGAAGCGAGTGGCCAGAACGAGCTCTTCGGCGGAGCGGCCGAGGTCGAGCCGGTGCGGCTCGGCAAGATTCCCGAATGGCTGCCGGAAGAAAAGCTGCAGCGTGAGCATGCGGCGATCGGCTTCTATCTCTCGGCCCATCCGCTTGATGCCTACAAGGCCGTGCTGTCTCGCCTGCGCGTGCAGACCTTTTCCGAATTCTCCGCCGCGGTGAAGCGCGGGGCGGGGGCAGGGCGCCTTGCCGGGACGATCGTTTCCCGTCAGGAGCGCAAGACCAAGTCCGGCAACAAGATGGGCATCCTCGGCATTTCCGATCCGACCGGCCAGTTCGAGGCGGTGATTTTCTCCGAGGGTCTCAACCACTATCGCGAGGTTCTGGAGCCCGGCCGCTCCGTCATCATCCTCGTCGGGGCCGAGGATCGGCCGGAAGGCATCAGCATCCGCATCGATTCCGCCGAGCCGCTGGATGAGGCCGCCGCGCGGCTCCAGCACAGCCTGCGCGTCTTCCTGCGCAGCGCTGAACCGGTCGACAGCCTGCGCAATCAGCTTGCCCCGTCCGGCGACGGCGACGTGTCGCTGATCGTGCTTCTGGAAGAGGGCAAGCGCGAGGTGGAGGTCAAGCTGCCCGGCCGCTATCGCGTCTCGCCGCAGATCGCCGGCGCGCTGAAGGCGATCCCGGGCGTCGTCGACGTCGAACTCGCTTGA
- the rpsB gene encoding 30S ribosomal protein S2 → MALPDFTMRQLLEAGVHFGHQTHRWNPKMASFIFGARNNIHILDLAQTVPSLHQALKAVSDTVAQGGRVLIVGTKRQAQEPVAEAARKSAQYFVNSRWLGGMLTNWKTISISIQRLRKLDEILAGTQANQLTKKERLNMTRERDKLERALGGIKDMGGVPDLIFVIDTNKEAIAIQEARRLGIPVAAILDSNCDPDGIAYPVPGNDDAGRALALYCDLIARAAIDGISRAQGDFGIDVGASEELPEEPALAAEEVAPEAAPAA, encoded by the coding sequence ATGGCACTTCCCGATTTCACCATGCGCCAGCTGCTCGAGGCTGGTGTCCACTTCGGCCACCAGACCCACCGCTGGAACCCGAAGATGGCCTCCTTCATTTTCGGCGCGCGCAACAACATCCACATTCTCGACCTCGCGCAGACGGTGCCGTCGCTGCATCAGGCGCTGAAGGCCGTCAGCGACACCGTCGCCCAGGGTGGCCGCGTGCTGATCGTCGGCACCAAGCGCCAGGCCCAGGAGCCGGTCGCGGAAGCCGCGCGCAAGTCGGCCCAGTATTTCGTCAACAGCCGCTGGCTCGGCGGCATGCTGACCAACTGGAAGACGATCTCGATCTCGATTCAGCGTCTGCGCAAGCTCGACGAAATTCTCGCCGGTACCCAGGCCAATCAGCTCACCAAGAAAGAGCGCCTGAACATGACCCGCGAGCGCGACAAGCTTGAGCGTGCTCTCGGCGGCATCAAGGACATGGGCGGCGTGCCGGACCTCATCTTCGTGATCGACACCAACAAGGAAGCGATCGCGATTCAGGAAGCCCGCCGCCTCGGCATTCCGGTGGCCGCGATTCTCGATTCCAACTGCGATCCGGACGGCATTGCCTACCCGGTTCCGGGCAACGATGACGCGGGCCGTGCGCTGGCGCTCTATTGCGATCTGATCGCGCGTGCCGCTATCGACGGCATCTCGCGTGCCCAGGGCGACTTCGGCATCGATGTCGGTGCGTCGGAAGAGCTGCCGGAAGAGCCGGCGCTGGCGGCTGAGGAAGTTGCCCCCGAAGCCGCTCCGGCGGCCTGA